GGTTGCGCGAATCGAGCGACGAAGTCGAACAAATCGGCATTGGACGCGCGCGCGCCGCGTTGGAAAATGCCGACATTATCATGGTTGTGCTGGACGTATCGGAGCCGCTGAATGACGGCGATAGGGACATCCTTCAAGAATCCGCTGCGCTCGGCCGGCCCACGATCCTGGCGTTGAACAAATCCGACCTCCTCCCGGCCCACGCCGGCATTGACGAGAACAAGTGGCCCGCCGTAGCCTGCCGCGTTTCCGCGAAGACGGGAGATGGGCTGCACGGTCTCGAAGATGCCCTGGGGAAGCTTCTTTTAGGCGGCGGCGCGGTTGCGCCGGACCAGGGCCTGATTACGCGCGTACACCAAAAGGACTCCGTGCGGCGCGCGGCAGAAGCGCTCGAACGGATGCTGCAAAACTACGGTGCGTCCCCCGAATTCTTGAGTATCGACCTGCGCGAGGCACTCGACGCCCTCGGCGAGATTACCGGCGAAACGACCCCTGACGACGTGCTAGATCGGATATTCTCCAGCTTTTGCATCGGGAAGTAACGAAGCCCGCGCTTTCATTGACTGATAACCGCCTGTCTGCTAAAATATGGGGCTGGTTACAGACCCGTTTGATGCCCTGGGCGCCGATGGCCGGCCGGGAGCGTCTGTCACCCCAACCGTTTTTCCACATACTTTCGACAGAGGGGAGGTTGAAGCGACGTGACGAAAGTGCGCGTCAAGTCCGACGAGCCATTCGAAAAGGCCCTTCGGCGGTTTAAGAAAAAGTGCAACAAAGAAGGCATCATGCAACGCCTTAAGGAAATGAAGCACTACGAAAAGCCCAGCGAAAAGCGTCGCCGCAAACTGGCGAAAGCGATCGCGCGGGCGGCAGCGTTGCAATCCGACGAGTAATGTTTCTCGCGTGACTTGCGAATCCAAAGCGCAGGGCTGAACAATCGGCCCTGCGCTTTTCTTTTTATCGAGGACAACGGGGAGCTTCACATGCCAATTATCCTTGGAGTGGACGTCGGCACCAGCGGCACAAAGGCCGTCGCTATCAACGAGAAGGGCGAACTCGTCGCGTCGGCGCTGGTCGAATACCCGCTGTTGACGCCGAAACCGGGATGGGCTGAGCAGGACCCGGCCGAATGGCTGAAGGCGGCCTTCGGCGCGCTGACGCAACTCGCGCGCGCAAACGGCGTGAACGTGGCGGACGTGAAGGGCATCGGCCTGACGGGGCAGATGCACGGCTCCGTGTTTCTCGACGCGAACGACAACGTACTGCGCAATGCGCTGCTCTGGTGCGACAACCGTACCGCGCCGCAGTGCGAGGCGATTACCTCGAAAGTCGGCGAGCGGAAGCTCATCGAGATGGTGTGTAACCCCGCGTTGACCGGGTTCACCGCGCCGAAGATTCTTTGGCTGAGGGACAACGAACCGTACCACTACGAAAAGCTCAAAAAGGTCCTGTTGCCGAAGGACTACGTCCGCTGGGCATTGACGGGCGAATACGCCACGGACGTCGCGGACGCGTCCGGCACCTTGCTGTTCGATGTAAAGGAGCGCACATGGCACAAGGACCTCATGTCCCTGCTCGGCATCGATGCATCGTTCATGCCGCGCGCATACGAAGGGCCCGAAGTAACGGGGACGCTGTCGAAGGAAGCGGCGGAACTTACGGGCTTGCCGGCGGGCATTCCCGTCGTTGCCGGCGGCGGCGATCAGGCGGCGGGGGGAGTCGGCAATGGCATCGTGCGCAAGGGCGTAATCTCGTCGACCGTTGGTACGAGCGGCGTGGTGTTCGCGTTCGCCGACTCAATCAGCCTCGATCCGCAGGGGCGCGTGCACACGTTCTGCCATTCGGTGCCCGGCAAGTGGCATGTGATGGGCGTCGTGCTGAGTGCGGGCGGTTCGTTACGCTGGTTTCGCGACGCGCTGTGTCCCGTCGAAAAATCGATCGCCGCCGAAGTCGGTAAGGACCCGTACGAATTGATTATCGAAGCGGCGGGGACCATCCCGCCCGGCGCGGAAGGACTGATATTTCTGCCGTACCTCAGCGGCGAACGAACGCCGCACAAGGACCCGTACGCGAAGGGCGCGTTCATAGGGCTGTCGCTCAAACACACGCGCGCACACATGGCCCGCGCGGTGCTCGAAGGCGTGGCGTTCGCCATGCGCGACAGCCTCGAAATCATGCGCGAGATGGGCGTTGCGATCACTCAAGTTCGCGCGTCCGGCGGCGGCGCGCGCAGCCCGTTATGGCGCCAAATTCAGGCGGACGTAAACAAGACGCCGCTTGTCACCACAAACATCGACGAAGGACCCGCATACGGCGCGGCCCTGCTCGCCACGGTTTCAACTGGACTGTACAAGTCCGTTGAAGAAGCCTGTGACGCGATCGTCAAGGTGATCGATCAATGCAATCCGATTTCAACGAACGGAACGGTGTACGATGCATGGTTTATGGAATACCAGGAAGCATACAAAGCGTTGGCAGCGGGATTTGCGCGAAC
This is a stretch of genomic DNA from Candidatus Hydrogenedentota bacterium. It encodes these proteins:
- the rpsU gene encoding 30S ribosomal protein S21, whose protein sequence is MTKVRVKSDEPFEKALRRFKKKCNKEGIMQRLKEMKHYEKPSEKRRRKLAKAIARAAALQSDE
- the xylB gene encoding xylulokinase produces the protein MPIILGVDVGTSGTKAVAINEKGELVASALVEYPLLTPKPGWAEQDPAEWLKAAFGALTQLARANGVNVADVKGIGLTGQMHGSVFLDANDNVLRNALLWCDNRTAPQCEAITSKVGERKLIEMVCNPALTGFTAPKILWLRDNEPYHYEKLKKVLLPKDYVRWALTGEYATDVADASGTLLFDVKERTWHKDLMSLLGIDASFMPRAYEGPEVTGTLSKEAAELTGLPAGIPVVAGGGDQAAGGVGNGIVRKGVISSTVGTSGVVFAFADSISLDPQGRVHTFCHSVPGKWHVMGVVLSAGGSLRWFRDALCPVEKSIAAEVGKDPYELIIEAAGTIPPGAEGLIFLPYLSGERTPHKDPYAKGAFIGLSLKHTRAHMARAVLEGVAFAMRDSLEIMREMGVAITQVRASGGGARSPLWRQIQADVNKTPLVTTNIDEGPAYGAALLATVSTGLYKSVEEACDAIVKVIDQCNPISTNGTVYDAWFMEYQEAYKALAAGFARTAKIL